In Desulfomonile tiedjei, the following proteins share a genomic window:
- a CDS encoding FAD-binding protein — MIPFVSKLEDLLGREKVLSSETELFCYSYDATPLVSHKPDAVVRVTTEEDIQVTLEFAAKEGLPVTTRGSGTGLSGGSVPLKGGILIATTAMNRIVEIDENDLWVAVEPGVITANLHALVESKGLFYPPDPGSMNISTIGGNVAENAGGLRGLKYGVTGDYVLSLDTYLIDGDKVRYGTKCAKDVAGYNLTKFLVGTEGTIGIFSKIVLGLIPKPQTKKTFLALYDNILDAARTVSAIISRKVIPATLELMDSVTINCVEDHVGIGLPREVEALLLIETDGHPAVVAEEAAVIEEACKANHVRTLRVAADAKETEELFMARRNALTSLARVRPTTILEDVTVPRPAIPDMMATIRQAAQDFSVTIGTFGHAGDGNLHPTCLTDERDKEEIRRVEQAYSVIFDKAISLGGTISGEHGTGISKAKYLPKMVGPKAIEVMKRIKHAFDPDGRLNPGKIFLEKTE; from the coding sequence ATGATTCCATTCGTCTCAAAGTTGGAAGACCTGCTCGGCAGGGAAAAAGTGCTCTCCTCCGAGACAGAACTGTTCTGTTACTCCTATGACGCGACCCCCCTCGTCTCCCACAAACCCGACGCGGTCGTGCGAGTCACGACAGAAGAAGATATCCAAGTGACCCTGGAATTTGCCGCGAAGGAAGGTCTTCCGGTCACCACACGGGGGAGCGGCACAGGGTTGAGTGGAGGATCTGTCCCTCTTAAGGGGGGGATACTGATAGCCACCACGGCCATGAACCGGATCGTCGAAATAGACGAAAACGACCTATGGGTTGCGGTAGAGCCCGGAGTAATTACAGCCAATCTCCACGCACTCGTCGAATCCAAAGGTCTTTTCTATCCCCCTGACCCGGGAAGTATGAATATCTCGACCATCGGCGGGAACGTGGCTGAGAACGCGGGTGGCTTGCGAGGTTTGAAATACGGAGTGACCGGCGACTACGTCCTTTCTCTGGACACCTACCTTATCGACGGCGACAAGGTCCGGTACGGAACCAAGTGCGCCAAGGATGTGGCCGGATACAACCTGACCAAGTTTTTGGTCGGGACCGAGGGAACGATTGGGATTTTTTCCAAGATCGTCCTTGGCCTGATCCCTAAACCTCAAACCAAGAAGACTTTCCTCGCTCTATACGACAACATTCTTGACGCGGCCCGTACGGTTTCGGCCATCATATCCCGCAAGGTTATTCCCGCCACTCTCGAACTGATGGATTCAGTCACCATTAACTGTGTGGAAGATCACGTGGGGATCGGCTTGCCTCGCGAGGTGGAAGCGCTTCTCTTGATTGAAACGGATGGCCATCCCGCGGTGGTTGCGGAGGAGGCGGCCGTAATCGAGGAAGCTTGCAAGGCCAACCACGTCCGTACGTTGCGCGTGGCCGCGGACGCAAAAGAAACCGAAGAGCTTTTTATGGCCCGGCGCAACGCTCTGACCTCACTTGCCAGGGTAAGGCCTACTACAATTCTTGAAGACGTCACGGTTCCACGGCCCGCGATTCCGGACATGATGGCAACGATCAGACAGGCGGCCCAGGATTTCAGCGTAACGATCGGGACGTTCGGACACGCGGGAGACGGCAATCTCCACCCTACCTGTCTCACCGACGAACGTGACAAGGAAGAAATCCGTCGAGTCGAACAGGCGTACTCTGTGATTTTCGACAAGGCGATCAGCCTCGGGGGTACGATCTCGGGGGAGCACGGTACAGGAATCAGCAAAGCGAAGTACTTGCCTAAGATGGTCGGGCCCAAGGCCATCGAGGTGATGAAAAGAATCAAACATGCCTTCGACCCGGACGGGCGCCTGAACCCTGGAAAAATCTTCTTAGAGAAAACGGAATAG